DNA sequence from the Pseudomonadota bacterium genome:
GCAGACGACACGGAAATTTACGTCACACCCCAGGCGGACACCTCAGCCCCGAATATCCTGTTTATTGTCGACACCTCCGGGAGCATGGGAACGGAAGAGCAAATGGATTCCGCACCCTTCGATTCCGCTACCATTTACGATGGTGCCTGCGATGTGAATCGAATCTATTGGAGCACATCGGGAAACCCGCCCAGTGCCTGTGACGGTTCCAACGCCACTGACAACTGGTTTCCCGTGGCGGCTAACACCTGCGATGCGGCCACCGGATCGCTATCGACCACCGGGCAGTACATCGCTCAAGCCACCCAATGGCGCAAAAAGAAAACCAGCAGTGGCAACAGTTCCTGGCGCTGGCGCTCCCCCAATGATGATTTTCACGGGAACGACAACTATTTCGAGTGCTTGGCGGACGCCGGCGTCCATGGTCAGGATAGCGCCTCGTCCCGACGGTATACCAATCGTGCCGCCAGCGGCAGCGGTGCAGATCCGTGGACCACGGGTTCCACCGTTCAGGTCACGAAGTGGAAACCCATCACGCTCTATTCCGGAAACTATCTGAACTGGTATCTGTACCACAGCAGCGCCGCCACCATGACGCGGCTAGAGATCGTTCAAGATATCGCCAAAAACCTGATCGCCAGCTTGAACGGTGTCAATATCGGGTTGATGCGTTTCGACGATGATTACTGGAGTGACTACTCTGGGAACCGGGGCGGCTACGTCACCCTTCCAGTTGCCGACATTGCCGCCAACCGCAGCGCCTTCAACACCAGCATTGACTCCTTTACCGACCAGGGCTCGACCCCCCTGTCCGAAACGCTGTATGAAGCCGCCCGCTATTTCCGCGGAGAAGCGCCGCACTTCGGCCTGTACACCTCGCCGGGAACCAGCGTAGCCTCCAGCCTGGATGCCGATGGTAAGTACATATCCCCCATCATCGATGTATGCCAAAAGAACAATATCGTCTACCTGACCGACGGTGAACCCCGAAGGGACAATGATGCCAACAACGTGATCGAGTCTCTTATCGGCAGCACCTGCGGCGTCAATTCCGGTACGGGCGGCTCCAATGGCGGTCAATGCCTGGATGATCTGGCCCAGTGGCTACACGAAAACGACCAGGCGCAGGTTAACGAAACCGAGGACACAATCAACAACATTGTCACCTACACCGTTGGTTTTCACACCGACCAAAGCCTGCTCGACGACACCGCCGCCAAGGGTGGTGGCAAATACTACACGGCCGACACCTATGATGAACTCAACCAAGCGCTCACGTCGGTCTTTCTCGAGATCCTCTCCCGCAACGGACTATTTACCGCGCCGGCGGTCTCCGTGAATGCGTTCAACCGTCTGGAACACCGTGATGAGTTGTATTTCGCGCTGTTCCGCCCGGAAGATACCGTCCACTGGTTCGGGAATTTGAAACGGTATCGCTTCGATTCGGACTACGACGAGGATGGAGAAATCGTCGATCAGCTGGGTTTTCCCGCGGTCGACCCTAACACCGGAACGTTTAAATCCGGGGCGCGCAGCTTCTGGAGTTCGGATATCGACGGAGATGATGTCATCGCCGGCGGCATGGCCAACGAGTTGAGCCTGCCACGCAATGTATACACCTATTTCGGACCGGACAGTCCGGACAATGTTTCGTTGGCGTCCTATCCGCTCCACGAGTCCAATCTCGCGACGCTGGAACCGCTATTGGCGCTGGAAAACCAGGTGACGAATGCGACAAGCCTCATTCAATGGGCGCGCGGCGTCGACATTCTGGACGACGATGACGACGACAGCTTTATCGATGCAAGGCCGCGCATGGGTGACCTGCTCCATAGCCGGCCGCTGGTCGTCATCTATGGTGGTACCGAAGATGCACCCGACGCGACCGTATTCGCCACCACCAACGAAGGTTACCTCCATGCGGTGGATACCAGCGACGGCAGCGAACAGTTCTCGTTTATCCCCAAAGAGCTACTGGCCAATCTGGAAGATTTGTACGCTGACGATGATGGCGGAAAAGTCTATGGCTTGGACGGCCCGCTGAGCCTGTGGTTGGAGAATAACGGCTCAACGACCATCAACCCTGCTTTGGAGGGCGATTTCGTCAAGCTCTACTTCGGCATGCGTCGGGGGGGCAACAACTACTATGCGGTGGACGTCTCCGACCGCAGCAATCCGGTCCTTAAATGGGTGATTAAAGGCGGCGGAGACAGCGGTGATTTTTCGGAGATGGGCCAATCCTGGTCACGGGCGAGCAAGTCGAAGGTCCGCATCGGAACTCAAGTGCGCGACGTCCTGATGTTTACTGGCGGCTACGATGACTCCAACGATTCCGACACCACACGCACCGTGGACGGCGTGGGACGCGCCGTCTATATCGTGGATGCGGAAACCGGCGCATTGATCTGGTCCGGTGGCACCAGCGCCGAAGACAGCTCGGAAACGGACGACTTCACCGCTAAGTTCAACGATATGATCTATTCCATCCCATCGGATCTGCGAATCGTCGATGCCAACGGGGATGGCTTGGCCGATATCTTGTTTGTCGGTGATATGGGCGGGCAACTGTGGCGTTTCGACATTGACAACGGCGCCACCTCCGTGAGCGACCTGGTTACCGGCGGGGTCATTGCCGACATCGGCGGCGATGACGCGAACAATCGGCGCATTTATTACCCACCATCAGTGGCCTTCGCCAGGGACCAGGGCGACATCTTTCTCGCCGTTGCTTTCGGCTCTGGCTGGCGCGCACACCCCCTGGACCAAACCGTGGACGATCGCTTCTATATGCTGCGACAGCTCTCGATTTACGGGCCGCCGCTGAACGAATCGGGGGACGTGAGTTACACCAAATACTCACACGACGACTTATATAACGCCACAGCCAACGTCATCGGCCAAGGCTCGGCAGAGGACGCGGACACCGCCTTGGCAACGCTCCGTGGCAGCGCCCATGGTTGGTATCTCGACCTGGAAAAGTCCGGCGAAAAATCCATCTCCGATCCTTTGATCGCCAACGGCCAGGTCATGTTTTCCACCTACACCCCTACCCCGCCGGAAGGCGGAACCACCTGCTCATCGGGTTTGGGTTCGGGATACTTCTATATCGTCAATTTGCTGGACGCGACGCCCACCCGGCCGCTGAATGGCGACGACGACAATCCGCTGGTCAAAGAAGACCGAGACATGCTGCTCAAGCGACCCGGCATTCCCGCCTCGCCGGTGGTGTATTTCCCGCCTGGTGGCAAGGTCAAGATTCTGGTCGGACCGGAGATCGTGCCCAGTCCGATCGAAAATCCGTCCACCCGGACATCCTGGGTCGCCAACAAGTAGTTCGACTGGGAAAACAAAGAGGATGCTCAGCCGGCCACATGATTTGTGGCCGGCTGAGGCTTAATTCGTACGCAGCGCTTTGGGCAGCGCAAAATAGATGGTTTCTTCCGGCCCGTCGGTTTCGGCGACGAACCGACCACCCCAGGCGGTAAGCTGATCGACGACCTTTTTCACCAACTGCTCGGGGGCCGAAGCGCCGGCAGTCACACCCACCTTATTCACACCAGCCAACCACTCCCGCTGAATATCCTCTGGTCCGTCGATCAGATAAGCGGCACGCCCTTCGCTTTGCGCCAGCTCTCTTAGACGATTGGAATTGGAACTGTTCCGCGACCCGACAACGAGCACAAGATCGACCTGACGAGCCAGCGCCCGGACTGCATCCTGGCGATTTTGCGTGGCATAGCAAATATCGTCCTTGCGAGGACCCTGGATGTTCGGAAAGTGCTCCCGGAGGGCATCGATCACCCGGCGGGTGTCGTCAACCGAAAGGGTGGTTTGGGTTACAAAAGCCAAACGATCGGGATCCTGAACCTTGAGCTTGGCCACATCATCCGGCGTTTCGACCAAGTGAATCTGGCCGCCGTGACAGGCCTCGAAGCGCCCCATGGTGCCCTCGACCTCTGGATGACCGGCGTGACCGATCAACACCACGTCAAATCCCTTACGGGCGTAGGCACCCACTTCCACATGCACCTTGGTGACCAGTGGACAAGTGGCGTCGAACACATGCAGTCCGCGGCGACTGGCATCGTCCTGAACAGAGCGCGGAACGCCATGGGCACTGAAAATCACGGTGGCACCGTCCGGCACCTCATCCAGTTCCTGAACGAAGATGGCACCCTTTTCGCTCAAACTGCGAATCACGAAGCGATTGTGAACGACCTCGTGCCGCACATAGATCGGCTGGCCGTAAAGCTCTAAGGCCCGCTCGACGATATCGATGGCACGCTCGACGCCGGCACAAAACCCCCGGGGATTAGCGAGCAAAATATCCATAAGACTCCACGCGTGGTCGCCGATGAGGCGACAATGGTCATTGACCAGCCAAGTCCCAACGATGCGTCAGCGCTCTTGGCCGCGGATACTCAGCCAAAGAAAAACCGCCGCGCCCACCGTAATCGCGGAATCAGCCGCGTTGAAAGCCGGCCAATACCACTGTTGATAGTAAAGCTGAATAAAATCGATCACGTGTCCATGCAAGACACGATCAATGGCATTGCCGATCGCACCACCCAAAATCAGGCTCAAGGCCATCGGTAAGATCACCAGGCCCTTGCGTAGCCGGACGAGCCAAACGCTCAGCCAAACGCTGACACCCACTGCAAGGGCCAGAAAAAACCAGCGCTGCCATCCATCTGCCGTACTCAAAAAACTGAATGCTGCCCCAGGATTATAAACCAAGGTCAAATTGAACCCCGGCACTATGGGCCACGGCTCGTAGGGGGTCAGCCAACGCAAGGCCAACCATTTGCTGAACTGATCGCACGCCACAATCAAGCTGGCCAGCACAAACCAACCGAGCGGCGCTTGCCATGACCGTGACATCACGCGAATCGGCGCTCCTCGCCTTTCCCCGCTACGTTCGTGACGCACCGTCCGCAGAGTGAGGGGTGCTCGCCGTCACGGCCAACGTCCGCCCGGCGATGCCAGCACCGTTCACATTTGCCGTTATCTGATGGCATCACGGCAATCCACAGTTCGTCGCCGCTGTGCAAAGTGTAGTGGACGGCATCATCGCTCCGCGCGGTGTCGCGATGGCAACGGGCATCGGAAGTGATGAAAACAAACCGAAGCTCCTCGCCCAATGCTGCCAGTTTCGGATGGATCTCGGCGCCCAGATACAAATCCACTTCCGCTTCCAATCCACCGCCGATCCCGCCAGCGACCCGCAAGGCCTCCAGCTCTTTGGCCACACACTCCCGCACTTCCAGCAATTGATCCCAGAAGGCCGCATCTAAACCGTGTTCCAGCTCGATCGCCGTGGGCGTCAATTCCGGCAACGGGTGCCACTCGGCTAAGAACACGCTCTCGGATCGGGCGCCGGGCATGTTCTGCCAGATCTCCTCGGCGGTAAAGCTCAGTACGGGCGCAATCCACCGCACTAAGGCCTCGGCAATGTGGTAGAGCGCCGTCTGCGCCGAACGACGTGCCAGACTCTCGGCCGGGGCCGTGTATAAGCGGTCTTTGAGCACATCGAGATAAAATCCACCCATGTCCACGGCGCAGAAATTGTGGACGTCCTGATACACGCGGTGGAACTCAAACTTGTCGTAGGCCGCCACGACCCGTTGCTGTATCGACTGGGCCCGGCCAATCGCCCAGCGGTCCAGCG
Encoded proteins:
- the lspA gene encoding signal peptidase II; amino-acid sequence: MSRSWQAPLGWFVLASLIVACDQFSKWLALRWLTPYEPWPIVPGFNLTLVYNPGAAFSFLSTADGWQRWFFLALAVGVSVWLSVWLVRLRKGLVILPMALSLILGGAIGNAIDRVLHGHVIDFIQLYYQQWYWPAFNAADSAITVGAAVFLWLSIRGQER
- the ispH gene encoding 4-hydroxy-3-methylbut-2-enyl diphosphate reductase, which produces MDILLANPRGFCAGVERAIDIVERALELYGQPIYVRHEVVHNRFVIRSLSEKGAIFVQELDEVPDGATVIFSAHGVPRSVQDDASRRGLHVFDATCPLVTKVHVEVGAYARKGFDVVLIGHAGHPEVEGTMGRFEACHGGQIHLVETPDDVAKLKVQDPDRLAFVTQTTLSVDDTRRVIDALREHFPNIQGPRKDDICYATQNRQDAVRALARQVDLVLVVGSRNSSNSNRLRELAQSEGRAAYLIDGPEDIQREWLAGVNKVGVTAGASAPEQLVKKVVDQLTAWGGRFVAETDGPEETIYFALPKALRTN
- a CDS encoding PilC/PilY family type IV pilus protein codes for the protein MTTFVRTRRTIVFLCACVVSFMAGFPAYADDTEIYVTPQADTSAPNILFIVDTSGSMGTEEQMDSAPFDSATIYDGACDVNRIYWSTSGNPPSACDGSNATDNWFPVAANTCDAATGSLSTTGQYIAQATQWRKKKTSSGNSSWRWRSPNDDFHGNDNYFECLADAGVHGQDSASSRRYTNRAASGSGADPWTTGSTVQVTKWKPITLYSGNYLNWYLYHSSAATMTRLEIVQDIAKNLIASLNGVNIGLMRFDDDYWSDYSGNRGGYVTLPVADIAANRSAFNTSIDSFTDQGSTPLSETLYEAARYFRGEAPHFGLYTSPGTSVASSLDADGKYISPIIDVCQKNNIVYLTDGEPRRDNDANNVIESLIGSTCGVNSGTGGSNGGQCLDDLAQWLHENDQAQVNETEDTINNIVTYTVGFHTDQSLLDDTAAKGGGKYYTADTYDELNQALTSVFLEILSRNGLFTAPAVSVNAFNRLEHRDELYFALFRPEDTVHWFGNLKRYRFDSDYDEDGEIVDQLGFPAVDPNTGTFKSGARSFWSSDIDGDDVIAGGMANELSLPRNVYTYFGPDSPDNVSLASYPLHESNLATLEPLLALENQVTNATSLIQWARGVDILDDDDDDSFIDARPRMGDLLHSRPLVVIYGGTEDAPDATVFATTNEGYLHAVDTSDGSEQFSFIPKELLANLEDLYADDDGGKVYGLDGPLSLWLENNGSTTINPALEGDFVKLYFGMRRGGNNYYAVDVSDRSNPVLKWVIKGGGDSGDFSEMGQSWSRASKSKVRIGTQVRDVLMFTGGYDDSNDSDTTRTVDGVGRAVYIVDAETGALIWSGGTSAEDSSETDDFTAKFNDMIYSIPSDLRIVDANGDGLADILFVGDMGGQLWRFDIDNGATSVSDLVTGGVIADIGGDDANNRRIYYPPSVAFARDQGDIFLAVAFGSGWRAHPLDQTVDDRFYMLRQLSIYGPPLNESGDVSYTKYSHDDLYNATANVIGQGSAEDADTALATLRGSAHGWYLDLEKSGEKSISDPLIANGQVMFSTYTPTPPEGGTTCSSGLGSGYFYIVNLLDATPTRPLNGDDDNPLVKEDRDMLLKRPGIPASPVVYFPPGGKVKILVGPEIVPSPIENPSTRTSWVANK